A window from Salvia miltiorrhiza cultivar Shanhuang (shh) chromosome 2, IMPLAD_Smil_shh, whole genome shotgun sequence encodes these proteins:
- the LOC131011822 gene encoding protein kinase STUNTED: MVVAGGEESSGGRTVVVGVKLDLYSRELLTWALVKVAQAGDRVIALHVLKNNEIVDRDGKSSLLSLVKAFDSILEVYEGFCNLKQVDLKLKICRGSSIQKILVREAKSYYASEVIVGTAQTHHTIRSSASVAKYCAKKLSKECSVLAVNNGKIVFHRESSLASRVSVKELEHNRRNGLLTALQRSFSKNIKVLNDGDPIKPMLTWEDGGGCGKSEEKCSICTPDSVTWHKACRGAAEEPAKDEGERDSSMAIVPVEKVEVASVSVSLLLRELSEVKPGWPLLRRAMVCNTSSSQIQQVRQISVVQWAMRLPSRYCLYIENSTRKDCDSSNHDQDHQLDGETGAIVPVGNEAVSIPSSPDCVSRSLPEELEGLHEKYSATCRLFKFRELELATSCFRQGNMIGKGGSSQVYRGCLPDGKELAVKILKPSENALKEFVLEIEIITAIHHKNIISLFGFCFEDNHLLLVYDFLSRGSLEENLHGDKKDPLLFGWNERYRVAIGVAEALDYLHNREGQAVIHRDVKSSNILLFDDFEPQLSDFGLAKWASPNSTHITCTDVAGTFGYLAPEYFMYGKVNEKIDVYAYGVVLLELLSGRKPISSNCLKGQESLVMWAKPILASGKFTMLLDPNLGSKYDDDQVERMLLAASLCIRRAPRARPQMSHVLKLLRGDPEVVKWARVQVNASEGSVHVEVNNSVEGSDAIDDELISQSNLQSHLNLAMLGVEEDSLSLSSIEQSVSLEDYLRGRWSRSSSFD, encoded by the exons ATGGTGGTTGCCGGCGGCGAAGAGAGCTCCGGCGGGCGCACGGTGGTGGTGGGGGTGAAGCTGGACTTGTACAGCAGAGAGCTGCTCACGTGGGCTCTCGTCAAAGTTGCTCAAGCTGGTGATCGCGTCATCGCGCTTCATGTTCTCAAGAACAACG AAATTGTTGATCGCGATGGAAAATCATCCCTTCTCTCCCTGGTTAAAGCTTTTGATTCGATTCTTGAAGTTTACGAAGGATTCTGTAATTTAAAGCAG GTTGATCTCAAACTAAAGATATGCAGAGGCTCATCGATTCAAAAGATCCTCGTTCGTGAGGCTAAATCTTACTATGCGTCCGAGGTTATAGTAGGAACTGCTCAAACACATCACACGATTCGTTCTTCAGCATCTGTTGCTAAATACTGTGCAAAGAAACTGTCAAAGGAGTGCTCTGTGTTGGCTGTGAATAATGGGAAAATTGTGTTTCACCGCGAATCCAGTTTGGCGTCTCGTGTTAGTGTCAAAG AACTCGAGCATAATCGTAGGAATGGTTTACTTACTGCTCTGCAAAGATCATTCAGCAAGAACATCAAAGTGCTCAACGATGGTGATCCCATTAAGCCAATGCTGACATGGGAAGACGGTGGTGGATGTGGTAAATCAGAGGAAAAATGCTCGATTTGTACTCCAGACTCGGTGACGTGGCATAAGGCGTGCAGGGGGGCAGCTGAGGAGCCTGCAAAGGATGAAGGCGAGAGGGATTCTTCGATGGCGATTGTTCCAGTGGAGAAGGTGGAGGTTGCATCCGTTTCGGTTTCACTGTTGCTGAGGGAATTGTCTGAAGTGAAGCCCGGTTGGCCGCTTCTTCGTCGTGCCATGGTTTGTAACACGAGTTCTTCACAGATTCAGCAAGTAAGGCAGATCTCTGTGGTTCAATGGGCAATGAGGCTACCGAGTAGGTATTGTTTGTACATTGAGAATTCGACTAGGAAAGACTGTGACTCCTCAAATCATGATCAAGACCATCAACTAGATGGAGAAACTGGTGCAATTGTTCCTGTTGGGAATGAAGCTGTGTCTATTCCATCGAGCCCCGACTGCGTGTCAAGGTCCTTGCCGGAGGAACTTGAGGGCCTTCACGAGAAGTACTCCGCCACGTGCAGACTGTTTAAGTTCAGGGAGCTTGAGCTAGCCACCTCCTGCTTCAGACAAG GGAATATGATAGGAAAAGGAGGGAGTAGTCAGGTCTATCGAGGCTGCCTTCCCGACGGGAAGGAGCTTGCCGTGAAGATCTTAAAGCCATCCGAGAATGCTTTAAAGGAGTTTGTCCTTGAAATCGAGATCATCACCGCGATACATCACAAAAACATCATCTCACTCTTTGGATTCTGTTTTGAGGACAATCATCTTCTCTTGGTGTATGATTTTCTATCAAGAGGAAGCCTTGAAGAGAATCTTCACG GCGATAAAAAGGATCCACTCTTATTTGGGTGGAACGAGAGATATAGGGTCGCTATAGGCGTAGCCGAGGCTTTGGATTATCTTCACAACAGAGAAGGGCAAGCTGTGATCCACAGGGATGTTAAGTCATCAAACATACTTCTATTCGATGATTTCGAGCCTCAG CTTTCAGACTTTGGGCTTGCTAAATGGGCATCACCAAATTCGACTCACATAACGTGCACTGACGTCGCTGGCACTTTCGG ATATTTGGCTCCTGAGTATTTCATGTATGGGAAGGTCAACGAGAAGATAGATGTTTACGCCTATGGAGTGGTTCTTCTCGAGCTTCTCTCGGGGAGGAAGCCGATAAGCAGCAACTGTCTGAAAGGACAAGAGAGCCTTGTTATGTGG GCGAAGCCGATTCTAGCTTCGGGCAAGTTCACTATGTTGCTTGATCCGAACCTGGGAAGCAAGTATGATGATGATCAAGTAGAGAGGATGCTTCTAGCTGCATCGCTTTGCATCAGACGTGCACCACGAGCTCGACCCCAAATGAGCCAT GTTTTGAAGCTTCTCCGGGGAGACCCTGAGGTCGTGAAGTGGGCAAGAGTGCAAGTAAACGCCTCTGAGGGGTCGGTCCACGTGGAAGTTAACAACTCCGTGGAAGGGTCTGATGCAATAGACGATGAACTCATCTCACAATCCAATCTGCAATCCCATCTCAACCTTGCAATGCTTGGCGTGGAGGAGGACTCGCTCTCCCTAAGCAGCATCGAGCAAAGCGTTTCCTTGGAAGATTATCTACGAGGTAGGTGGAGCCGCTCTTCTAGCTTCGACTAG